One Pseudomonadota bacterium DNA window includes the following coding sequences:
- a CDS encoding AhpC/TSA family protein — protein MNGLFSIGDTAPDFSFETLWNGNNSFYNMLEQSKVFLLFLRYIGCPLCRIKIDELIRDLDQFEAHGVRPVAVLQSAPEVMRDQKEQKEIPLTVVCDPKAEIFEQYGVKVGSIFRYLTPSVIRKGLASNKLGYGHGKYEGREKQLPAVFLVDTDRIIRYAYYGKNVGDVPENSTLLKIIS, from the coding sequence ATGAACGGCTTGTTTTCGATCGGAGATACAGCCCCGGATTTTTCTTTTGAGACCCTTTGGAATGGAAATAATAGTTTTTACAATATGCTTGAACAAAGCAAAGTTTTTTTATTGTTTCTAAGATATATCGGCTGTCCACTATGCCGGATAAAAATCGATGAGCTGATCCGGGATTTGGATCAGTTTGAAGCACACGGAGTAAGGCCTGTAGCTGTTTTGCAGAGCGCACCGGAAGTAATGAGAGATCAGAAAGAGCAGAAAGAAATACCATTAACCGTCGTCTGTGATCCTAAAGCGGAGATTTTTGAACAATACGGTGTCAAGGTTGGGTCTATTTTTCGTTATTTAACACCAAGTGTTATTAGAAAAGGGCTGGCTTCTAATAAACTGGGATATGGGCATGGTAAATACGAAGGTCGGGAGAAACAGTTGCCAGCGGTTTTTCTGGTGGATACCGATAGAATCATCCGCTATGCCTACTATGGGAAAAATGTGGGTGATGTACCTGAAAATTCTACTCTGTTGAAGATAATTTCCTAA
- a CDS encoding extracellular solute-binding protein, with translation MKIYIRFIKLFLVAGILLICTQSYAAPQLPKDIKWLTNNSDPVFACTDAKKGGIFHTALMSFPMTFRVVGPDSNSSFRSAILGNQLSLIGIHPNTLNIIPEIATHWAFGKDKKTMYFKLNKKARWSDGVPVTAADFAYTLDFMRSKHIVAPWYNDYYAKEIDRVIVYDDYTLAVVATKAEPDLYLKLGISPTPRHYYKKLDKNFVRKYNWKIVPNTGPYQISDFVKGKTVAFKRKINWWGENLKYFKNRYNVDKIIFKVIRDSNIIWEYFKKGKIDEYNMTIPEYWHVKSKTQVIENGYVHKIWFFNDTQQSATGLWLNQDKEIFKDIYVRYAFAHAMNVEKVIEKVLRNDYFRLEHGFMGYGHYSNEKIRARRFDLNKVDFYMKKAGWKRGSDGIWEKGKNRFSVNVAYGHDEHTPRLVVLKEEAKKAGIELLLQKLDPTAVYKKVLEKKHDVAWMGWSTSFRPQYWEHFHSANAHKPQTNNITNTDNPEMDKLIDAYRNSLVEKERIKLSLEIQQKIHDLCVFVPTFMVPYTRDAYWRWWKFPKVFGTKNSTDLFDPFSSMTGGLFWFDANSYDETKKAMKKGEEFDPVSMTDETYKMKTITMKIQ, from the coding sequence ATTTATCAAACTTTTTTTAGTTGCCGGGATATTATTAATTTGTACTCAGTCTTATGCTGCTCCTCAACTGCCAAAAGATATAAAATGGCTTACAAATAATTCCGACCCTGTATTTGCTTGTACTGATGCAAAAAAAGGAGGGATATTTCATACCGCTTTGATGAGTTTTCCTATGACTTTTCGCGTTGTAGGGCCTGATTCCAATAGCAGCTTCAGAAGTGCTATTTTGGGTAATCAGCTATCTCTTATAGGAATTCATCCGAATACTTTAAATATTATTCCCGAGATTGCAACTCACTGGGCTTTTGGTAAAGATAAAAAAACCATGTATTTCAAGCTTAACAAAAAAGCTCGCTGGTCGGACGGAGTACCTGTGACAGCAGCTGATTTTGCCTATACGCTTGATTTCATGCGCTCAAAACATATAGTTGCCCCCTGGTATAATGATTACTATGCCAAAGAGATAGACCGGGTTATTGTATATGATGACTATACCCTTGCAGTTGTTGCAACAAAAGCGGAACCGGATCTTTATCTAAAACTGGGAATAAGTCCCACCCCCCGTCATTATTATAAAAAGCTGGATAAGAATTTTGTCAGAAAATATAACTGGAAGATTGTGCCAAACACAGGGCCATATCAAATAAGTGATTTTGTCAAAGGAAAAACTGTAGCATTTAAACGCAAAATTAATTGGTGGGGAGAAAATCTTAAATATTTTAAAAATCGTTATAACGTGGACAAAATAATATTCAAGGTAATCAGGGACAGTAATATAATCTGGGAGTATTTTAAAAAAGGGAAAATAGATGAGTACAACATGACCATTCCGGAATACTGGCATGTGAAATCAAAGACACAGGTTATAGAAAACGGCTATGTTCACAAAATCTGGTTTTTTAATGATACCCAGCAGTCTGCAACGGGGCTGTGGCTTAATCAGGATAAGGAAATATTCAAGGATATATATGTTAGATATGCTTTTGCACATGCAATGAATGTAGAAAAAGTTATAGAAAAAGTATTACGAAACGATTATTTCAGACTCGAACATGGATTTATGGGTTATGGGCATTATTCCAATGAGAAGATAAGAGCAAGAAGGTTTGATCTTAATAAAGTTGACTTTTATATGAAAAAAGCAGGCTGGAAACGCGGCTCAGACGGCATATGGGAAAAAGGGAAAAATCGTTTTTCGGTAAATGTCGCTTACGGTCATGATGAACATACTCCACGGCTTGTAGTTTTAAAGGAAGAAGCAAAAAAAGCAGGGATTGAGCTTTTACTGCAAAAGCTTGACCCAACAGCCGTTTATAAAAAAGTTCTTGAAAAAAAGCATGATGTGGCATGGATGGGTTGGAGTACTTCCTTTAGGCCGCAATATTGGGAACATTTTCACTCGGCAAATGCTCACAAGCCTCAAACAAACAATATCACAAACACCGATAACCCTGAAATGGACAAACTCATAGATGCATACCGCAATTCGCTTGTAGAAAAAGAACGGATAAAACTATCACTTGAAATACAACAAAAAATACATGATCTTTGTGTTTTTGTGCCGACGTTCATGGTGCCTTACACCCGTGATGCTTATTGGAGATGGTGGAAATTTCCAAAAGTTTTTGGAACCAAAAATTCTACTGATTTATTTGATCCTTTCAGCAGTATGACAGGCGGTCTCTTCTGGTTTGACGCCAACAGCTATGATGAAACTAAAAAAGCCATGAAAAAGGGCGAAGAATTTGACCCTGTTTCTATGACAGATGAAACTTATAAAATGAAAACAATAACAATGAAAATTCAGTGA
- a CDS encoding sodium:solute symporter family protein, which yields MDQAITIIYLLCVLAIGVWAGKGVKNLTHFSVSDRSFGTWVIFATISASFIGGGFSMGNAEKVFIFGIVNIFALWGFSLKEILVATLIAPKMGKYPDAISVGDIMYENYGKSGKIITGIMSVAVCAGILGAQVGAMGYIFNVFMGIPRMYGILIGCGIVIVYSTVGGMRAVVFTDVFQFIILSIGIPLTLIFGIHYAGGWAAVKSAVPATHFSFLGTGRTFLQLSVLFMSFLFGETLVPPYVQRLFLSKESKHTAKGILWSGLFSFPFFAITGLIGIVALVIKPDLDPNLSMPFVINTVLPIGLKGIVIAGVISIVMSSADSFLNAAAVAFVNDIVKPLSKNHNSSSELLQVRSVNVLTGIIAIVFAVKIKSVLDILLYSYNFWSPIVLAPLTLAILGYKTKTKHFIAGAIAGVIGVIVWNFILDNPAGLDGLIIGLFCNFIVILIYYNISRK from the coding sequence ATGGATCAGGCAATCACCATTATTTATTTGTTGTGTGTCCTCGCGATCGGAGTCTGGGCAGGAAAAGGCGTAAAAAACCTGACACATTTTTCTGTGTCTGATCGTTCATTCGGTACCTGGGTTATTTTCGCAACCATTTCCGCCTCATTTATTGGCGGCGGCTTTTCCATGGGAAATGCTGAGAAAGTATTCATTTTCGGTATTGTAAATATCTTTGCTTTGTGGGGATTCAGTCTCAAGGAAATCCTGGTTGCGACCCTGATCGCGCCAAAAATGGGAAAATATCCTGATGCGATTTCCGTTGGCGACATCATGTATGAAAACTATGGCAAAAGCGGTAAAATAATAACCGGTATAATGTCTGTTGCAGTGTGCGCAGGGATTCTCGGGGCACAGGTAGGCGCAATGGGCTATATATTTAATGTTTTTATGGGCATTCCGCGTATGTACGGTATACTTATCGGGTGCGGTATTGTTATTGTCTATTCAACTGTTGGCGGAATGCGTGCTGTTGTTTTTACAGATGTTTTTCAATTTATTATACTGTCAATTGGAATTCCCCTGACACTGATTTTCGGAATTCACTATGCAGGCGGCTGGGCAGCGGTTAAAAGTGCTGTTCCTGCAACACACTTTTCTTTTCTTGGAACAGGCAGGACATTTTTACAACTTTCAGTTCTTTTTATGTCCTTTCTTTTTGGGGAAACCCTGGTGCCTCCTTATGTGCAAAGGCTTTTTCTTTCAAAAGAATCAAAGCATACAGCCAAAGGTATTTTGTGGAGCGGACTATTTTCTTTTCCCTTTTTCGCGATTACAGGTTTAATTGGAATTGTTGCATTGGTTATAAAACCTGATCTGGATCCTAATCTTTCCATGCCATTTGTAATTAATACCGTTCTGCCAATCGGGCTTAAAGGGATTGTAATTGCAGGAGTTATTTCCATTGTTATGTCTTCTGCAGATTCGTTTCTGAATGCCGCAGCAGTTGCTTTTGTTAATGACATTGTGAAACCTTTAAGTAAAAATCACAATTCGTCATCGGAACTGCTACAGGTACGCTCAGTTAATGTTCTGACAGGTATTATCGCAATTGTTTTTGCGGTAAAGATTAAAAGCGTTCTTGACATACTTCTTTATTCATATAATTTCTGGTCACCCATAGTGCTTGCGCCCCTGACACTTGCCATCCTTGGTTATAAAACAAAAACAAAGCATTTTATAGCCGGTGCCATAGCCGGTGTTATTGGTGTTATTGTCTGGAATTTTATTTTGGATAATCCGGCAGGATTGGACGGACTTATTATAGGCCTGTTCTGCAACTTCATTGTAATACTTATCTATTATAATATTTCCAGAAAATAG
- a CDS encoding AbrB/MazE/SpoVT family DNA-binding domain-containing protein → MQTVTVSPKFQVVIPKLIRETMRLRPGQKLTVIEYEGRIELIPDKDISDLRGFIKGIDTEFERESDRL, encoded by the coding sequence ATGCAAACAGTAACAGTTTCTCCAAAATTTCAGGTGGTTATTCCTAAGTTAATCCGTGAAACTATGCGACTACGCCCTGGGCAAAAATTAACAGTCATTGAGTATGAAGGAAGAATCGAATTAATTCCTGACAAAGATATTTCAGATCTCCGTGGATTTATAAAAGGAATTGATACAGAATTCGAGCGTGAAAGTGACCGCTTATGA
- a CDS encoding ABC transporter ATP-binding protein — protein MAENEILKVENLVTSFNTEAGRIRAVDDVSFAVNKGEVFGIVGESGCGKSVTALSIMRLLPKPAGQIDSGRIIFSGTDIVSLPVESMHQIRGNKISMIFQEPMTALNPVHTIGDQINEVYLLRNPGRKIKDIREDSIEMLKKVGISDPEKRIKDYPHSISGGMRQRVMIAMALACKPDVLIADEPTTALDVTIQAQILDLMKKLQDETGMAIIFITHALGVIAETSKRVLVMYAGKIAETAPVESLFKKPMHPYTKGLFLSIPRLEGKRKTRLHVIKGAVPALNELPEGCRFKNRCPEAMDICGTVSPPSVRIEDNHFVSCYLYV, from the coding sequence ATGGCTGAAAATGAAATATTAAAAGTTGAAAACCTTGTTACATCCTTTAATACGGAAGCAGGCAGAATCCGTGCAGTAGATGATGTCAGCTTTGCTGTAAACAAAGGAGAAGTTTTCGGTATAGTAGGAGAATCAGGATGCGGAAAAAGTGTTACGGCTCTTTCTATAATGAGGCTTCTCCCGAAACCGGCCGGACAAATTGATAGTGGGCGCATTATTTTTTCAGGAACCGATATAGTATCTTTGCCTGTAGAAAGCATGCATCAGATACGGGGAAATAAAATTTCCATGATCTTTCAGGAACCCATGACTGCCTTAAATCCGGTTCATACCATAGGCGATCAGATAAATGAAGTATATCTTCTTCGAAATCCGGGAAGGAAGATAAAAGATATCAGGGAAGATTCCATAGAAATGCTTAAAAAAGTAGGTATTTCAGATCCTGAAAAACGCATTAAAGATTATCCTCACAGCATATCAGGCGGCATGCGGCAAAGAGTAATGATTGCAATGGCTCTTGCCTGCAAGCCTGATGTCCTTATTGCGGATGAACCTACAACCGCTTTAGATGTAACGATACAGGCACAAATACTGGATCTGATGAAAAAACTTCAGGATGAAACCGGTATGGCAATAATATTTATAACCCATGCGCTTGGTGTGATAGCTGAAACAAGCAAAAGAGTACTTGTGATGTATGCAGGGAAAATAGCCGAAACAGCGCCGGTGGAAAGTCTTTTCAAAAAACCTATGCACCCTTATACAAAAGGACTTTTTTTATCCATTCCGCGTCTTGAAGGAAAAAGAAAAACAAGGCTTCATGTAATAAAAGGTGCAGTTCCTGCTCTTAACGAACTTCCCGAAGGTTGCAGGTTTAAAAATCGTTGCCCGGAAGCTATGGATATATGCGGAACAGTTTCTCCTCCTTCTGTTCGTATTGAAGATAACCATTTTGTGAGCTGCTATCTTTATGTCTGA
- a CDS encoding type II toxin-antitoxin system VapC family toxin: MNIVDSSGWLEYFSGGPNATQFSMPLEDVSSLIVPIITIYEVFKVVLREAGENEALQSVAAMQKGKVIELSISLSLSAAKLSLIHKLPMADSIIFATAKSYQCDIWTLDTHFKDLPGVKYFPKHAQANKGVE, from the coding sequence ATGAACATTGTCGATTCGTCTGGTTGGCTGGAATACTTTTCTGGTGGGCCTAATGCAACACAATTTTCTATGCCTTTAGAAGACGTTTCATCCCTAATTGTCCCTATCATTACCATATATGAAGTATTTAAAGTCGTTTTACGTGAAGCCGGAGAGAATGAGGCGTTGCAATCAGTAGCTGCAATGCAAAAAGGAAAAGTAATCGAACTTAGCATAAGCCTATCTTTAAGTGCTGCCAAGCTGAGTCTAATACATAAATTGCCGATGGCGGATAGCATAATTTTTGCCACTGCAAAATCATATCAATGTGACATATGGACATTGGACACCCATTTTAAGGATCTACCAGGAGTAAAATATTTTCCAAAACATGCCCAGGCCAACAAGGGCGTTGAGTAG
- a CDS encoding ATP-binding cassette domain-containing protein yields MSEYLIETKNIKVHFPVYGGILRRKTGKVYAVDGVSIKVKKGETIGLVGESGCGKTTTGRAIIRLYNLTKGDIFFEGENISRLSDREMRPHRRNMQMIFQDPFESLDARQTIGDILEEPLLVHKLGSSQTRLEEVLNLLSRVGIPQNAVNRFPHEFSGGQRQRIGIARSIALKPKLIVCDEPVSALDVSIQSQILNLLIDLQSEMNLTYIFIAHDLSVVKHISDNIAVMYLGKIVEYTDADSIYENPLHPYTKALISAIPVPDPSIKNKKIVLYGDVPSPLNPPSGCRFHTRCPVAFDRCSIDEPELQPVPEAHGLGHLAACHLING; encoded by the coding sequence ATGTCTGAATACCTCATTGAAACAAAAAACATTAAGGTACATTTTCCAGTTTATGGAGGCATATTACGTCGAAAAACAGGAAAAGTATATGCTGTAGACGGCGTATCCATTAAAGTGAAAAAAGGTGAGACAATAGGGCTTGTAGGTGAGTCAGGCTGCGGTAAAACAACAACAGGGCGTGCGATTATAAGACTTTATAATTTGACGAAAGGGGATATATTTTTTGAGGGAGAAAATATTTCCCGTTTAAGTGACAGGGAAATGAGGCCGCATAGAAGAAATATGCAGATGATTTTCCAGGACCCTTTCGAATCATTGGATGCAAGGCAAACTATCGGAGATATATTGGAAGAACCTTTACTAGTTCATAAATTGGGTTCATCACAAACAAGACTGGAAGAAGTGTTAAATCTCTTATCGCGGGTTGGGATACCGCAAAACGCAGTAAACCGTTTTCCGCATGAATTCAGTGGCGGGCAGCGCCAGAGAATAGGAATAGCAAGGTCTATCGCCTTAAAGCCCAAACTGATAGTGTGCGATGAACCGGTATCGGCTCTTGATGTTTCTATCCAATCGCAGATACTTAATCTTCTTATTGACCTTCAATCTGAGATGAATCTTACTTATATTTTTATCGCACATGATCTGTCGGTTGTTAAACATATTTCGGATAATATAGCAGTGATGTATTTAGGAAAAATCGTGGAATATACTGATGCCGACAGCATTTATGAAAATCCTCTGCATCCCTATACAAAGGCATTGATATCCGCAATTCCAGTTCCTGACCCTTCAATTAAAAATAAAAAAATTGTGCTTTACGGAGATGTCCCTTCTCCTTTAAATCCTCCATCAGGATGCCGTTTTCATACAAGGTGTCCTGTAGCTTTTGACAGATGCAGTATTGATGAGCCGGAGTTGCAGCCGGTTCCGGAAGCTCATGGCTTAGGGCATTTGGCGGCATGCCATCTTATAAATGGTTAA
- the larE gene encoding ATP-dependent sacrificial sulfur transferase LarE: protein MTSKTLNCGNIEEKKERLISILKNYDSLAIAFSGGVDSSYLLALSHKVMGKKVFAITAISPVHPAREIKFAQKFAASRKIRHVIIKSDEMSLPEFIANNRNRCYVCKKILFPKMLEYAVKSGVKDLVHGANVDDLNDFRPGFSAASESKIAAPLIDAGLSKKDIRQLSKNMNLETWNKPAMACLATRIPYGTSITAEILNKIEDAENALIDLGFSTCRVRHHGDLARIEVPPKDFKKILSKENMEAIIKTIKKAGYLYVTMDIEGYIQGSMNR from the coding sequence ATGACCAGTAAAACCCTTAATTGCGGTAATATCGAAGAAAAAAAAGAACGGCTGATTTCAATTTTAAAAAATTATGATTCACTTGCGATTGCCTTTTCAGGAGGTGTTGACAGCTCCTATTTGCTTGCTTTGTCACATAAAGTTATGGGTAAGAAAGTTTTTGCTATTACAGCCATATCACCGGTTCATCCGGCAAGAGAAATTAAATTTGCACAAAAATTTGCAGCAAGTCGTAAGATCAGGCATGTAATCATTAAATCGGACGAGATGAGTCTTCCGGAATTTATAGCAAACAACAGAAACAGATGTTATGTATGCAAGAAAATTCTTTTTCCGAAGATGCTTGAGTATGCGGTAAAATCAGGAGTAAAAGATCTGGTTCATGGTGCAAATGTTGATGATCTCAATGACTTCCGTCCCGGTTTTTCAGCCGCTTCAGAGTCAAAAATTGCAGCTCCCCTGATAGATGCCGGGCTTTCAAAAAAGGATATACGCCAGCTTTCAAAAAACATGAATCTTGAAACATGGAATAAACCTGCAATGGCATGTCTTGCTACAAGAATACCATATGGGACAAGTATTACAGCCGAAATTTTAAATAAGATTGAAGATGCAGAAAATGCTTTAATCGATCTTGGTTTTAGCACCTGCCGTGTCCGTCATCATGGCGATCTTGCAAGAATCGAGGTGCCTCCTAAAGATTTTAAAAAGATATTAAGCAAAGAAAATATGGAAGCAATCATCAAAACAATAAAAAAGGCAGGTTATTTATACGTTACAATGGATATTGAAGGCTATATTCAGGGAAGTATGAACAGGTGA